One Triplophysa rosa linkage group LG21, Trosa_1v2, whole genome shotgun sequence DNA segment encodes these proteins:
- the col9a3 gene encoding collagen alpha-3(IX) chain, producing MAVLSALQLLFLCQLLTSSFAQRPGLRGSPGLPGPPGPPGKDGIDGKDGPAGLAGKPGPKGIARKPGAAGSPGIPGLPGVDGLTGPDGPAGKDGPPGAVGEQGPFGPPGPPGRGRPGAAGLSGADGLPGGPGPQGLPGPEGLPGLSGQPGQDGPPGLPGTLPEGSGDLLCPSICPPGPPGPPGMPGFKGHTGHKGDKGEVGKDGELGDQGPPGPPGIPGTVGLQGPRGLRGVPGPVGPVGDRGLPGFRGKPGIAGVIGKTGDSGEKGPQGFKGPKGEIGRTGPKGVLGGVGPKGEPGMPGRDGKDGTPGLDGEKGDAGPSGVSGEKGPNGLPGLQGKAGSKGAKGEVGKPGEMGKTGPSGEPGIPGEIGIPGERGEVGPRGVAGGIGLPGNAGPQGVKGFQGVKGALGDPGLPGPTGIRGGFGERGPLGARGPKGDMGVAGSDGLPGENGEPGPYGPVGRKGESGKRGELGPKGVAGPQGETGPRGAPGRTGTMGLQGEQGFPGFAGKTGVPGKLTSEQHIRELCGSMIDDQIAQLAANLRRPLAPGAVGRPGPSGAQGRPGEVGSIGHPGARGPPGYRGLPGDLGDSGPRGDFGEPGDKGPVGKAIEGPAGDQGEQGLPGVNGIVKDGRDGAPGDPGEQGEAGRTGRTGHQGSPGICDTSACQGAVVHGKSSNPKKH from the exons ATGGCCGTGTTGTCAGCTCTTCAGCTTCTATTTCTGTGCCAGCTGTTAACATCATCTTTTGCCCAG AGGCCAGGTCTGCGTGGTTCACCTGGACTGCCAGGTCCACCTGGACCCCCAGGGAAAGATGGCATTGAT GGTAAGGATGGTCCTGCTGGACTTGCTGGAAAGCCC GGGCCAAAGGGAATAGCTCGTAAACCAGGGGCTGCTGGAAGCCCAGGAATACCCGGCCTCCCTGGAGTGGAT GGTTTGACAGGTCCTGATGGTCCCGCTGGAAAGGATGGACCACCAGGAGCAGTA GGCGAACAAGGACCTTTCGGTCCACCAGGACCCCCT GGCAGAGGGAGACCAGGAGCTGCA GGTCTTTCTGGAGCTGATGGTCTTCCAGGTGGACCAGGGCCTCAGGGTCTGCCT GGACCTGAGGGTCTTCCAGGACTTTCTGGTCAGCCAGGCCAAGACGGACCACCT GGGCTTCCAGGAACTCTTCCTGAAGGTAGTGGAGATCTGCTG TGTCCGTCCATCTGTCCTCCAGGTCCTCCCGGACCTCCTGGAATGCCTGGGTTTAAG GGTCATACAGGTCATAAAGGAGATAAGGGAGAGGTGGGAAAAGATGGAGAACTG GGCGATCAGGGTCCGCCTGGTCCTCCCGGAATCCCGGGTACAGTGGGTTTACAG GGTCCCCGGGGTCTGAGGGGTGTGCCGGGTCCAGTAGGGCCAGTAGGTGATAGA GGATTGCCTGGCTTCAGAGGAAAACCCGGCATTGCTGGTGTCATTGGAAAAACG GGTGACTCTGGTGAGAAAGGACCTCAAGGTTTTAAAGGGCCCAAAGGAGAGATT GGAAGAACGGGCCCAAAGGGAGTACTGGGAGGTGTAGGACCCAAAGGTGAACCT GGCATGCCAGGTCGAGATGGGAAGGATGGGACTCCAGGCCTGGATGGTGAAAAG GGCGATGCTGGACCATCTGGGGTATCTGGTGAGAAAGGACCTAATGGATTGCCT GGTTTGCAAGGAAAAGCTGGTAGCAAAGGAGCCAAGGGAGAAGTT GGAAAACCGGGGGAGATGGGAAAAACCGGACCATCTGGAGAGCCAGGTATCCCT GGCGAGATTGGCATCcctggagagagaggagaggttGGACCCAGAGGTGTAGCT GGTGGCATTGGACTACCTGGAAACGCTGGTCCACAAGGTGTAAAAGGATTCCAG GGTGTTAAAGGTGCTCTTGGGGATCCGGGTTTACCCGGCCCGACTGGAATTAGAGGCGGGTTTGGTGAGAGG GGCCCTCTTGGGGCTAGAGGTCCTAAAGGAGACATG ggtGTGGCCGGAAGTGACGGTTTACCAGGAGAGAATGGAGAGCCA GGTCCCTATGGCCCTGTCGGGCGGAAAGGAGAG TCAGGTAAGCGTGGTGAACTCGGACCTAAAGGAGTTGCAGGACCACAGGGAGAAACCGGACCAAGAGGTGCACCTGGAAGAACGGGAACGATGGGATTACAAGGAGAGCAAGGTTTTCCTGGATTTGCTGGGAAGACTGGTGTTCCT GGCAAACTGACCAGTGAGCAGCACATCAGGGAACTGTGTGGATCAATGATTGATG ATCAAATTGCTCAGCTGGCCGCAAACCTAAGAAGACCTCTGGCCCCTGGTGCTGTGGGACGCCCCGGACCTTCTGGAGCTCAAGGGAGGCCAGGAGAAGTTGGATCCATTGGTCACCCTGGAGCACGTGGTCCACCAGGTTATAGAGGACTGCCAGGAGATCTTGGCGATTCTGGTCCAAGAG GGGATTTTGGTGAGCCGGGTGATAAGGGTCCAGTTGGTAAAGCCATCGAAGGGCCTGCTGGAGACCAGGGTGAACAGG GTTTGCCTGGTGTGAATGGCATCGTTAAAGATGGGCGTGATGGAGCACCTGGAGATCCAGGAGAGCAAGGAGAAGCCGGAAGAACAGGACGCACAGGACACCAGGGATCACCTGGAATCTGTGACACGTCAGCATGCCAGGGTGCTGTGGTTCATGGGAAGTCTTCCAATCCCAAGAAGCACTAA